The nucleotide window CATCCTTACCCACTCTAAATATCGAGGAACCTTTTATTTCAATACCTCCTCAGGAACCCAACAGATGTCGCAAGCCGCCCAGCTCTATCTGTCTATCTCTCGGATTCGGCCGCAGTTTTACAACTGTGTGGCCCCTCAATTTGCCGATGCCGAGGGCAGACGCGTACGCCTCATTGAAGCTCCTTTGGTCACAGAGACATCGTTGCTGGCGCGTTTGGAGGAAAATGCCAAATGCGGCTATTTTTATGCTGCGATAAACGATTGTGCTTCTTTGGCTGATTTGACCCTTTTACCCGAGCGTAGTACCATCGCTAAACTTCTGGGAAAGGCTTTTGCCGTCTACGAGGCAATGGATTTTATGCAGTATAAAGAAGCGTTTGAAGGGATTGAAAAGATAGAGTCCATGCTCAAGACTCTCTCGTTGCCCAGGCTTGGGGAGATCCTGGCGGAACAGAGGTCTTTCCTTGAACATGTCAAGGAGAATAGCGAGGAGGAAAACATTCATAACCTCGTGGACCTCTATTTCAACATGGGACGGGCCTTTGAACGCGGGAATTACGCGGATGTCCTGGCTCGTTTCTGGCGGCTGCGAGAGGGAATTATGTATTACCGCCTTTGGGTCAATCATAGGATTGACAGACGCCATCTTGGGAGAAGCAAAGCCAAAAGCCTCGAATGTTTGAAAAAGAGTTCCTTTGATAAAACGGTAAATTGGAAGACGATGAAGTTCGTCAGACAGGATCTGAGCGTATTTTCCGGAATTCTGAAAAAAGTTTTCGGCGATACCGATCTCCAGGCTTTTGAAAAGCAATTCAGGAGTAAACTTGAGAATTTGAGAAACAGGCGAAACCATACAATCGTGGCGCACGGAATGCTTCCGGTTGCCAGGGAGGATGCCGAGATATGTTTGGATATAGGTAAAGAACTCATCGAACTACTGCCAGGGGGTAAACTGGTGTACGAGCGGTATCCATTTATGAGGGAGAATGTGAAAGAGCTTGTCGATCTGCTCAAGATGGTCTAGCTTTTCCAGAATGGTCAGGCCTCGCTGAGAAACCCGCTCGGGGTCTGCCCTCGCGTCATCCCCTCGGCCCAACTCTTGGCGCGATAGTTTGAGAGCGTGATGCGGGGCAGAGCCTCTTTGAATCCGGGGCTGGCGTCGTACTCGCAGAGAGCGTCCTGGTTCCGGCCGGTACGAGTCCCTGCGCTTAGGTGGATCTCTCCGCCGTGTCCCGAACGGCGCACACGGCGACGTGCCTCAATCAAGCCCAAACAACGCTTAAAAACAGGTCCCCTCATCTCTTTTGACTTCTTCTCTCGTTGCGACCTTTCCCTTGACTGCGGTCCGATCCGCACCTCTCGGAGGTTTTCTGTTTCGTTCCCCGCCCTTGGCTAAATTGCAAATTCAAGCGAATGGTTTTTTAAAAAAATACGATTACAATAGAACCGGCTCCGTGGAACGCCGCCCGTCCAGGAGGAGGGGCGCCGCAGGGCGCTTCGGGGGTGGCGGGTAGCGGAGGATGGATTCTCAAATTTTTATGAAGGGGTGTTTGGGATGAAGCGGGTCCGTCTTTTTTCGCTGGCGTTGGTTTTGGGTGTGCTTCTGTCGCTTTTTGGCGTCTCTCCGCTCGGTGCGGCCGAGGGGACGCGCAGGGTCGTGGATATGGGGGGGACCGAGGTCGTCCTTCCCCAAGACGTGAGGACGGTCATCGACCTGTGGCACGCCAACAACCAGGTCGTCCTCCTGCTGGGGGGAGCGGACAAGCTGGTCGGGACGACGTCGATCGTCAAGGAGCTGCCGTGGTTCGCCGAGGTCTATCCCCGGATCCGGGAGGTCCGGCCCTACGCGCTGTCCTCGGGGTCGGGCAACTTCAACACCGAGGAGGTGCTGAAGGCGAACGCCGACGTGGTTATCACCTCGAGCGCCCAGGACGCCAAGGTCCTGCGTGACGCCGGAATCACGACGGTGCTCGTGACCTTCCGGGACTTCGAGGGGCTCAAGGAGACCGTTCGGGTCACGGCCCGGACCCTTGGCGGGGACGCGGAGGAGAGGGCCGAGGCCTTCATCCGCTACTTCGACGGCAATCTGAGACAGATCCGGGAACGGCTCGTCGACTTGAAGGACGCGGACCGGCCGAAGGTCTACCAGATTCGGGGCAAGAACCCCCTCGAGACCGACGGACGCGTCAGCATCTGCACCGAGTGGATCGAGGCGGCGGGGGGCATCAACGCCATCGCCCACGTCACGGACAAGAACCAGGGGACCGTGACGATGGAGGAGCTCCTGAACGCCGACCCCGACGTCATCATCGTCGCCACGCGAAATGCCGCTCCCGTCATCGAGCAGATTCGCACCGCGCCCGAGTGGGCGTCGCTCAAGGCCGTCAAGAACGGCAGGGTCTACGCCAATCCGGTGGGGACCTTCCTCTGGAGCCGCTACAGCTGCGAGGAGGCCCTGCAGGTCCTCTGGGTCGCCCAGCTGCTGCATCCCGACAAATTCCGTGACGTCGACATGAACGCGGAGGTCCGAAAATTTTACAAAACCTTCTATGGCTACAATATGACGGAGGACGGGGCACGGCGGATGCTCGCGGGGCTCGATCCCCAATGACCCGCAGGAGGATTCCGCCCCTCGCCGTCCTCGCGGTGCTCACCGCGGCGGCGGGGGTGGGGGCCCTCTGTGCCGGCCGCTATTTCGTCGGCGTCCGGGATGTGTTCGGCGTCCTGGCCTCCAGGCTGGTTCCGATGGAGCCGGCCTGGGACCCGTCCGTCGAGAAGGTGGTCCTCCTGCTCCGACTGCCCCGTATCGCCGCGGCCCTTTTGATCGGGAGCAGCCTTGCGGTTTCCGGGGCGACCTATCAGAGCATTTTCAAGAACCAGCTCGCCGCCCCCGAGCTGCTCGGGGTCTTTCAGGGAGCCTGCGTCGGGGCCGCCGCGGCCATCCTTCTCGGCGCGGGGCCCTTCTTCGTGCAGGGGACGGCCCTCTGCGGGGGCGTCCTGTCCGTGTCCGTCGCGATCCTCATCACGCGGCTCTTCAGGAGCGATTCGAGCGCCATTCTGGTCCTGTCGGGGGTGATCGTGTCCGGCGTCATGCGCTCCGTGCTCGGCATGCTGAAGTACGCCATGGACGCGGAGACGCAGCTTCCCTCGATCACCTATTGGGAGCTGGGGAGTCTGTCCGACATGACCTTTCGGAAACTGCTCCCGATCGTTCCGGGCGTGGCCGCTGCCATGGCGGTGCTGCTCGCCATGCGCTGGCAGTTCAACCTGCTCTCGCTGGGCGACGACGAGGCGCGCTCCCTGGGCGTCAACGTCACGGTGGTGCGCGGGGTCACCGTGGCCTGTGCCACCATGCTGACGAGCTGCGCGGTCTGCCTATCGGGCACGATCGCCTGGGTCGGGCTGGTCATCCCCTATTTCGGAAGGCTCCTCGTCGGGCCCGACAGCGTGAGGCTGACGCCGGTCGTCGCCTTCATGGGGGCCCTGTTTCTGATCGTCGTCGATACCGCCGCACGCTCTCTCTCGGGGGTGGAGATCCCCCTGAGCATCCTCACCGGACTCGTCGGGGCCCCCGTCTTCATCGGGATGCTGTACCGGCAGAGGAGGAACGTGAGATGAGCGTGCTGGAGGTCCGGGACGCGTCGTTCGCCTACGGCCGGCACGAGATCTTCGGCGGCGTATCGTTGACCCTCGAACGGGGCCAGATCCTCTCCGTCATCGGTCCCAACGGTTCCGGAAAGTCGACGCTCCTCAACTGCCTTGCCGGCCTCCTGAGGCTGAACACGGGCGAGATCGTCCTGGAGGGCAGGCCCCAGAGGAGCATGCGTGCGCGGGATATCGCCAGGGTGGTGGGCTACGTCCCGCAGAATCCGGCCTCCGTGTACGGTTATACGGTGCGTGATTTTGTCGTGATGGGGAGGGCCCCGCACATCGGGATACTGGCGAAGCCCGGCAGGCGGGACTACGCCATGGCCGACGCCGCCATCGACGCCATGGGCATCGCGCACCTCGCCGGCAGCCCCTGTACGGAGATCAGCGGAGGGGAGCGGCAGCAGGCCTCCATCGCCCGGGTCATGGTCCAGAGGCCCAAGGTCGTCATGATGGACGAGCCGACCTCCGCGCTCGACTTCGGGAACCAGATGCGCGTCATCGGGATGATCCGGAGGCTTGCCTCGGAGGGGTACGCGGTCATCATGACCACGCACACGCCGGACCACGCGATCATGCTGGACGACACGGTGGCCCTGCTCGACCGCAGCGGAGCCCTGAGGGTGGGGGACACGGACGCGATCCTGCGGGAGGACCTGCTGAGCGCGGTCTACCGTACGGACGTCAGGATGGTCTACGTGAAGGAGGTCGGCAGGATGACCTGTCTTGCGTCGGGCGGATAGGCTCAGGGGACGTGAATTTTGGGACCACTTTGGAATGGATCGTCGGAAAGGGGCCGGCGGTGCGGCCCCTCGGACCCCTCTGCGCCTTACATTTTTGACTCAAAAAAGGTAGAATGGCCTTGTTGTCCTTTGAAGACGAGTCACTGGCCACATCGGCGGAGAGGGGTGTCCAAGGTCCATGGATTGCCGCGGAAACGAATTGTTGCGCGTCGACGGAATCTGTAAGGATTTCTCCACCGTGAGGGTGCTTCACGATGTGTCCTTTCGGTTGTGCTCCGGGGAGATCCTGGGGATCATCGGCGAGAACGGCGCCGGAAAATCCACGATAATGAAGATCCTCAGCGGCATCCATTCGCCGACCTCCGGGGAGATCTACCTGGACGGCAAAAAGGCGGATGTTCTGAGCCCTATGGATGCCAAAAAACTGGGCATCAGCCTCATCCCTCAGGAGTTCAATCTGGTGAACGACCTCACGGTCTACGACAACGTCTTCCTGGGTTCGGAACTCCTGAAAAAAAACGGCCTTCTCGACAAGGCTCGAATGAAGGAAAGGACCGCCGAGCTTCTGAGGGACCTCGGCGTATCCATCCCGCCCGAGGCGAGGATCGAGGACCTCAGTGCGGCCGAAAAACAGATGGTCGAGATCTGCAAGGCCCTGGCCTTCCGTTGCCGC belongs to Fretibacterium sp. OH1220_COT-178 and includes:
- a CDS encoding ABC transporter substrate-binding protein; protein product: MKRVRLFSLALVLGVLLSLFGVSPLGAAEGTRRVVDMGGTEVVLPQDVRTVIDLWHANNQVVLLLGGADKLVGTTSIVKELPWFAEVYPRIREVRPYALSSGSGNFNTEEVLKANADVVITSSAQDAKVLRDAGITTVLVTFRDFEGLKETVRVTARTLGGDAEERAEAFIRYFDGNLRQIRERLVDLKDADRPKVYQIRGKNPLETDGRVSICTEWIEAAGGINAIAHVTDKNQGTVTMEELLNADPDVIIVATRNAAPVIEQIRTAPEWASLKAVKNGRVYANPVGTFLWSRYSCEEALQVLWVAQLLHPDKFRDVDMNAEVRKFYKTFYGYNMTEDGARRMLAGLDPQ
- a CDS encoding FecCD family ABC transporter permease; this translates as MTRRRIPPLAVLAVLTAAAGVGALCAGRYFVGVRDVFGVLASRLVPMEPAWDPSVEKVVLLLRLPRIAAALLIGSSLAVSGATYQSIFKNQLAAPELLGVFQGACVGAAAAILLGAGPFFVQGTALCGGVLSVSVAILITRLFRSDSSAILVLSGVIVSGVMRSVLGMLKYAMDAETQLPSITYWELGSLSDMTFRKLLPIVPGVAAAMAVLLAMRWQFNLLSLGDDEARSLGVNVTVVRGVTVACATMLTSCAVCLSGTIAWVGLVIPYFGRLLVGPDSVRLTPVVAFMGALFLIVVDTAARSLSGVEIPLSILTGLVGAPVFIGMLYRQRRNVR
- a CDS encoding ABC transporter ATP-binding protein, with translation MSVLEVRDASFAYGRHEIFGGVSLTLERGQILSVIGPNGSGKSTLLNCLAGLLRLNTGEIVLEGRPQRSMRARDIARVVGYVPQNPASVYGYTVRDFVVMGRAPHIGILAKPGRRDYAMADAAIDAMGIAHLAGSPCTEISGGERQQASIARVMVQRPKVVMMDEPTSALDFGNQMRVIGMIRRLASEGYAVIMTTHTPDHAIMLDDTVALLDRSGALRVGDTDAILREDLLSAVYRTDVRMVYVKEVGRMTCLASGG